The following proteins are co-located in the Roseiconus lacunae genome:
- a CDS encoding FliA/WhiG family RNA polymerase sigma factor: protein MPAAVSTDDEILEVWKQFKQTEKDADQYEPLRNRLVERYMPLVRYNGERIWQRLPDGVELDDLISAGIFGLMDAIDAYDMDRGVKFETYCVPRIRGAMLDELRTMDWVPRLVRSKASKLAVAKKQLETRFGRPATIIELSEHMELSVAEVEKMESDANAVGVVSLNKKWYETDSYKDVREIDILEDKKGEDPTRRVQKNDLMRLVTKGLNRNERLIIILYYYEELTMKEIGATLDLSESRVSQMHTSIVNRLQNQLGRRRVEFGTA, encoded by the coding sequence ATGCCAGCCGCAGTTTCAACGGACGATGAAATCCTTGAGGTTTGGAAACAGTTCAAGCAAACCGAAAAGGATGCGGACCAATACGAACCTCTTCGCAATCGATTGGTCGAACGATACATGCCCTTGGTTCGCTACAACGGCGAGCGAATTTGGCAACGTTTGCCCGACGGAGTCGAACTGGATGACCTGATCAGTGCAGGCATTTTTGGTTTGATGGATGCGATCGACGCCTACGACATGGATCGTGGGGTCAAGTTCGAAACCTATTGCGTGCCTCGGATTCGAGGCGCGATGCTTGACGAACTTCGGACGATGGACTGGGTGCCACGTCTGGTTCGTAGCAAGGCGAGTAAGCTCGCCGTCGCCAAGAAGCAACTGGAAACCAGGTTCGGTCGACCGGCAACGATCATCGAACTTTCCGAGCACATGGAACTTTCCGTTGCCGAAGTCGAAAAAATGGAGTCCGATGCGAACGCCGTCGGTGTCGTTTCTCTCAATAAGAAATGGTACGAAACGGATAGCTACAAAGACGTCCGTGAAATCGACATCCTGGAAGATAAAAAGGGTGAAGACCCAACCCGTCGCGTTCAAAAGAACGACCTGATGCGGTTGGTCACCAAAGGGCTCAACCGAAACGAACGGTTGATCATCATCCTGTACTATTACGAAGAACTGACGATGAAAGAGATCGGCGCCACGCTGGACCTTTCCGAATCACGCGTCAGCCAAATGCATACCTCGATCGTCAATCGGTTGCAAAACCAACTCGGACGTCGGCGTGTCGAATTCGGGACCGCCTAA
- the flhF gene encoding flagellar biosynthesis protein FlhF codes for MESKTFRAANLQAALEEIREELGPNASVLSTRHCRDGWRGWLGQSYVEVTASRDGVAHDGLSIAQDPDSELDLGTQHRVSQFQPTIGPRAGQGSAIQSSSLEEVQRQIDSRQVNAPSASVTGPRLSLTAPTDSGRVSLPASGTERSSTIHYRTEWDPLSEYRFKLISLGVEPNIVDRWINATGGFVSGLGGSGMTSWLDQLKQTVSREICINGPIAVESGDRRIVALIGPTGVGKTTTVAKLAAGFRMNHQHRVGLLTIDTFRIAAIQQLQAYAQIMDLPMQVVESVEHMPEAIDRLGDVDLILIDTAGRSPSGDVHIEDLARILNVAQPDETHLVISATSTASVVRSVLDGFSIAQPTAAVLTKLDETPYTAGVLSAIARSIDGPGIPVSYITNGQHVPQDIAAATAETLVERLLPSPIQWTQMEAA; via the coding sequence ATGGAATCGAAAACCTTTCGAGCCGCGAACTTGCAAGCTGCGTTGGAGGAGATCCGAGAAGAGCTCGGTCCCAACGCATCGGTACTAAGTACGCGCCATTGTCGTGATGGCTGGAGAGGATGGTTAGGACAGAGCTACGTCGAAGTAACGGCATCACGTGACGGCGTCGCACATGATGGGCTGTCGATCGCACAAGATCCGGATTCAGAATTAGACCTGGGGACCCAGCACAGAGTATCGCAGTTTCAGCCGACCATAGGACCGAGAGCAGGGCAGGGGAGTGCGATCCAATCGAGTAGTCTGGAAGAAGTGCAGCGGCAAATCGATTCACGCCAAGTCAACGCACCGTCGGCGAGCGTAACCGGACCACGATTAAGCTTAACGGCACCTACCGATTCGGGCAGGGTATCGCTGCCTGCGTCCGGCACCGAGCGTTCATCCACCATTCATTATCGAACGGAATGGGATCCGCTTTCGGAGTACCGTTTCAAGTTGATTTCGTTGGGCGTCGAACCGAACATTGTCGATCGCTGGATCAACGCGACCGGCGGATTCGTCAGCGGCCTTGGCGGTTCAGGAATGACGTCGTGGCTGGATCAGCTCAAACAAACGGTCAGTCGCGAGATATGCATTAACGGCCCGATCGCGGTTGAATCTGGGGACCGCCGGATCGTTGCCTTGATCGGTCCGACCGGGGTCGGCAAGACAACGACGGTCGCGAAACTGGCCGCCGGGTTTCGAATGAATCACCAGCACCGCGTCGGCCTGTTGACGATCGATACGTTTCGAATTGCGGCGATCCAGCAGCTACAGGCGTATGCCCAGATCATGGACCTGCCGATGCAGGTCGTCGAGAGCGTCGAGCACATGCCGGAGGCGATCGATCGACTCGGTGATGTGGACTTAATCTTGATCGACACGGCGGGACGCAGTCCGTCCGGCGACGTTCACATCGAAGACCTCGCACGTATTTTGAACGTCGCTCAGCCCGACGAAACGCATTTGGTGATTAGCGCTACCAGCACGGCTTCGGTCGTTCGGTCGGTGTTGGATGGATTTTCCATCGCTCAGCCCACCGCAGCGGTCTTGACGAAGCTGGATGAAACCCCGTACACCGCAGGTGTTCTGTCGGCGATCGCTCGCTCGATCGATGGGCCGGGGATTCCGGTCAGCTACATCACCAATGGCCAACACGTCCCCCAGGACATCGCTGCCGCGACGGCAGAGACGTTGGTCGAGCGTTTGTTGCCCTCCCCGATCCAATGGACCCAAATGGAAGCCGCTTAA
- a CDS encoding flagellar biosynthesis protein FlhA, translating to MTDLQRFRPLLLPGFLMACLVVILMPLPAAVMDLLLAANIALAVVILLTAIHVKSPLEFSVFPTALLVTTLSRLVLNIATTRMILTHAPTDKEDAAGGVIRMFGQFVAGDRVEIGLIIFLILVVVQFVVLTKGATRISEVAARFALDGMPGRQSAIEADVNAGAIDSDEAARRRQALVAEADFYSAMDGAGKFVRGDAIAGLVITVINIVGGLYLGIFVSRMGLAESASVFTKLTIGDGLVSQLPSLLISLAAGMLVTRGTRSDNLPDRFVSQMFSNSTAMAVGGGFVLLLTITGLPIIPLLLLGGGLLFVAWTLYSKEVDAEKQRSIASETENASTTANQKRVEDFLNVDPLEVAIGLGLLPLADPARGGDLMQRISALRNQMAAEIGIVLPKVRVRDDATLGELEYEIRLFGDFVARGQLRTDKLLAIADGKITGSIEGEPAEGMGHPQNVWISPTIREQALIYGYKTQTAPVVLTHQLENVARVYADELLSHDATGHLLDELRQIAPVLVDELVPDRVKTADVQKVLQGLLRESIPIRQLGIILEAIGDAADRDADTDQQIESVRRRLARTLCVPLRDEAGVLHAIGLGELSGEWNKTKDVTCDAIRRGVMTLIERGHPPVVVVAPTIRRRIKAMLDAAGVWAHVLSTSEITDDTQLDLIAISTQQPNQQRPVTSAGQAA from the coding sequence GTGACCGACTTGCAACGTTTTCGTCCACTGCTGCTGCCAGGCTTTTTGATGGCCTGTTTGGTGGTCATTCTGATGCCGCTTCCGGCGGCGGTGATGGACTTGCTACTTGCCGCGAATATTGCTTTAGCTGTGGTCATTTTGTTGACCGCAATCCATGTCAAATCGCCTCTTGAATTCAGCGTGTTTCCCACCGCGCTGTTGGTGACGACGTTGTCGCGGTTGGTACTCAATATCGCCACGACACGGATGATCCTGACGCACGCACCGACGGATAAGGAAGACGCCGCCGGCGGTGTGATCCGCATGTTTGGTCAGTTTGTCGCGGGCGACAGGGTCGAGATCGGCCTGATCATCTTTTTGATCCTCGTGGTCGTTCAGTTTGTCGTGCTTACCAAAGGAGCGACACGAATCAGTGAAGTCGCCGCCCGCTTCGCACTTGATGGGATGCCCGGTCGGCAGTCCGCGATCGAAGCGGACGTAAACGCCGGTGCGATCGATTCAGATGAAGCAGCCCGGCGTCGACAAGCCCTCGTCGCCGAAGCCGATTTTTACTCCGCGATGGATGGAGCAGGGAAGTTTGTTCGGGGGGATGCGATCGCCGGTTTGGTCATCACGGTGATCAATATCGTTGGCGGTCTGTATTTGGGAATCTTTGTTTCTCGGATGGGGCTGGCCGAATCAGCCTCTGTATTCACCAAGTTAACGATCGGTGACGGATTGGTCAGTCAGCTTCCTTCGCTGTTGATTTCCTTAGCCGCCGGCATGTTGGTCACACGGGGCACGCGTTCGGATAACTTGCCAGATCGTTTCGTCAGCCAGATGTTTAGCAACTCGACGGCGATGGCAGTCGGCGGCGGCTTTGTTCTGCTATTGACCATTACGGGATTGCCAATCATCCCGTTGTTATTGCTCGGCGGAGGCCTGTTGTTCGTGGCTTGGACGTTGTACAGCAAGGAAGTCGATGCAGAAAAACAACGTTCGATCGCGAGTGAAACAGAAAACGCATCGACGACGGCGAACCAAAAGCGAGTGGAGGATTTCTTAAACGTTGATCCTTTGGAAGTTGCGATCGGATTGGGATTGCTACCGCTTGCCGATCCGGCACGTGGGGGCGACTTGATGCAGCGAATCTCGGCGTTGCGGAATCAGATGGCGGCCGAAATCGGAATTGTGCTGCCCAAGGTTCGTGTTCGAGACGACGCGACGTTGGGCGAATTGGAGTACGAGATCCGCTTGTTTGGTGACTTTGTTGCTCGCGGACAATTGCGAACCGACAAACTTCTGGCGATTGCGGACGGCAAGATCACCGGTTCCATCGAGGGCGAACCCGCCGAAGGCATGGGGCATCCCCAAAACGTTTGGATTTCACCGACAATCCGAGAGCAAGCGTTGATCTATGGGTACAAGACCCAGACCGCTCCGGTGGTGTTGACCCATCAGTTAGAAAACGTCGCTCGCGTGTATGCGGATGAATTGTTGTCGCACGATGCGACCGGACATTTACTTGACGAATTGCGGCAAATCGCACCCGTTTTGGTCGACGAATTGGTTCCTGATCGGGTCAAAACTGCCGACGTGCAAAAGGTCTTGCAGGGTCTGCTGCGTGAATCAATTCCCATCCGTCAACTTGGGATCATCCTTGAAGCGATTGGGGACGCCGCCGATCGTGACGCGGACACCGATCAGCAAATTGAATCGGTCCGGCGACGGCTGGCACGGACCTTGTGTGTGCCGCTCCGTGACGAAGCGGGCGTCCTGCATGCGATCGGGTTGGGAGAATTGTCCGGCGAATGGAACAAAACGAAAGACGTCACTTGCGACGCGATTCGCAGAGGCGTTATGACGTTAATCGAGCGAGGTCATCCTCCCGTCGTCGTGGTCGCCCCGACCATCCGTCGACGCATCAAGGCAATGCTGGATGCGGCCGGTGTCTGGGCACACGTTTTGTCAACGTCGGAAATCACCGACGACACCCAACTTGATCTGATCGCTATCTCGACCCAGCAACCAAATCAACAACGCCCCGTCACATCGGCCGGGCAAGCTGCGTAA
- a CDS encoding FG-GAP repeat domain-containing protein: MRSITLGLLAVVCLVQSPAEGEDKTQVKTARTPWPRHTVDDRFQGADGVRLGDFDGDGHLDVVTGWEESGVVRLYLNPGPDLAKQPWPAVTVAAAASPEDAVPVDVDGDGNLDIVSCHEGKRRQVLVHFSNVNDPANPDDWLSQDSWTTESFPSLDGVMWMYALPFEDIDGRRAIIVGGKSKQASLSLLLSPTTKDSRDLGRWEVIRIRDVAWTMSLHAIDMDHDGDQDLVFTDRKGSKSMAGWLEQPEDPRQTWREHPIAGQGREVMFLSATRDRWLIPTRRTDSLDCRREGNRWIVSTIKHPPQIEFGKAIGVLPSGRLLLSSNTKASRYPDRPGLWLRDLDGQWSVVDPTRGVKFDRFEMIDLDADGDLDAMTCEERQNFGVVWYENPGL, from the coding sequence ATGCGTTCGATCACGCTCGGCTTGTTGGCAGTTGTCTGTCTTGTTCAGTCGCCGGCCGAGGGTGAGGATAAAACGCAGGTTAAAACGGCGCGAACGCCCTGGCCTAGGCATACGGTTGATGACCGGTTCCAGGGTGCCGACGGCGTTCGCCTTGGTGACTTCGATGGTGACGGCCACCTCGATGTTGTCACCGGCTGGGAAGAATCCGGAGTGGTTCGTCTTTATCTGAACCCCGGGCCCGATCTGGCTAAGCAGCCCTGGCCGGCGGTCACGGTCGCTGCCGCGGCGTCCCCCGAAGATGCGGTCCCCGTCGATGTCGACGGCGACGGGAACTTGGACATCGTTAGCTGCCACGAAGGCAAGCGACGGCAAGTTTTGGTGCACTTCAGCAACGTCAATGATCCGGCAAACCCAGACGATTGGCTGTCGCAGGATTCCTGGACGACCGAATCGTTTCCATCGCTCGACGGCGTGATGTGGATGTATGCGTTGCCGTTTGAAGACATTGATGGGCGACGGGCAATCATTGTCGGCGGGAAAAGTAAACAAGCGAGTTTGTCGTTGTTGCTATCGCCGACCACGAAGGATTCTCGGGATCTCGGTCGGTGGGAAGTGATTCGCATTCGTGACGTCGCTTGGACGATGTCACTCCACGCGATCGACATGGATCACGATGGCGATCAGGACCTCGTCTTCACCGATCGCAAAGGATCAAAAAGCATGGCAGGCTGGTTGGAGCAGCCGGAGGATCCAAGGCAGACTTGGCGCGAACATCCGATCGCGGGGCAGGGCAGGGAGGTGATGTTTTTGTCCGCGACACGTGATCGTTGGTTGATTCCAACTCGACGAACGGACTCGCTTGATTGCCGTCGCGAAGGAAACCGCTGGATCGTATCGACAATCAAACACCCACCGCAAATTGAGTTTGGCAAAGCGATCGGCGTCTTGCCGAGCGGTCGATTACTGCTTTCTTCAAACACCAAGGCGAGCCGGTACCCCGATCGCCCCGGCCTTTGGCTTCGTGATCTGGATGGTCAGTGGTCAGTGGTCGATCCGACGCGGGGCGTGAAGTTTGATCGGTTTGAGATGATTGACCTCGACGCCGACGGTGACTTGGATGCAATGACTTGCGAAGAGCGTCAAAATTTCGGCGTCGTCTGGTATGAAAACCCAGGCCTCTAA
- a CDS encoding phosphoglycerate dehydrogenase yields MYKILTLNNISVKGLERLPREKYEISSDTSSPDAVMLRSFKMHDMEIPETVKAIGRAGAGVNNIPVDKMTKRGVPVFNAPGANANAVKELVLAGLLIATRNIYPAMKFAETLEGNDAEVSTAVESGKKNYVGSELHSKTLGVIGLGAIGIRVANAASALGMKVVGYDPLISVENAWKLSRNIQQAMSLDHLFSQCDAISVHVPLLDATKGLVSKERIAMMNDGAIVVNLARGGICDDDAVLAALENGKLSSYVIDFPTSKLLRHPNVIAFPHLGASTGEAEENCAVMVADQVRDFLEDGSIRNSVNFPEAVLPRGGSGSRVTIANANVPNMVGQISAILAKANLNIADLLNKSRGELAYTIIDLDGTIEESALNDLRGIEGVLSVRHLPLKK; encoded by the coding sequence ATGTACAAAATCCTCACGCTTAACAATATCTCCGTCAAAGGACTCGAACGACTCCCGCGTGAGAAATACGAGATCAGCAGCGACACGAGTTCACCCGACGCTGTCATGTTGCGTTCGTTCAAGATGCACGACATGGAGATCCCTGAAACTGTCAAGGCGATTGGTCGCGCCGGTGCCGGGGTCAACAACATTCCCGTCGACAAGATGACGAAGCGCGGCGTCCCGGTCTTCAACGCGCCCGGTGCGAATGCCAATGCGGTTAAAGAATTGGTCCTCGCCGGGCTGCTGATTGCGACGCGAAACATCTATCCGGCTATGAAATTTGCCGAGACTCTCGAAGGAAACGACGCCGAAGTTTCGACCGCGGTCGAATCGGGCAAAAAGAATTACGTCGGATCCGAACTGCATTCCAAAACGTTGGGTGTGATCGGTCTGGGAGCGATCGGCATTCGCGTCGCCAATGCGGCGAGCGCTCTGGGCATGAAAGTTGTCGGCTATGATCCGCTGATCTCGGTCGAAAACGCCTGGAAGCTGTCACGTAATATTCAGCAAGCGATGAGCCTCGATCATTTGTTTTCTCAGTGCGACGCCATTTCGGTCCACGTTCCATTGCTTGATGCGACCAAGGGTTTGGTCAGCAAAGAGCGGATTGCGATGATGAACGATGGCGCGATCGTCGTGAACTTGGCCCGTGGCGGAATCTGCGATGACGACGCAGTGCTTGCGGCGCTCGAAAACGGCAAGCTCTCGTCCTACGTTATCGATTTTCCGACCAGCAAACTGCTGCGTCATCCGAATGTGATCGCGTTTCCACACCTGGGCGCTTCGACCGGCGAAGCCGAAGAAAATTGCGCGGTAATGGTTGCCGATCAGGTTCGTGATTTCCTCGAAGACGGCAGCATTCGCAATTCTGTGAACTTCCCCGAGGCCGTCTTGCCACGCGGCGGTTCCGGGTCGCGTGTCACGATTGCCAACGCGAACGTGCCGAACATGGTCGGCCAGATCTCCGCAATCTTGGCAAAAGCGAATTTGAACATCGCTGACCTGCTTAATAAGTCACGCGGTGAATTGGCTTATACTATTATCGACCTTGATGGAACCATCGAAGAATCTGCATTGAACGACCTTCGGGGCATCGAGGGAGTTCTTTCGGTTCGGCATTTGCCTCTGAAAAAATAG
- the serC gene encoding 3-phosphoserine/phosphohydroxythreonine transaminase: MTATVTDQRAYNFSAGPAVLPVSVLEEVRDELVCLPGARSSLLEMSHRDKVFVDILHDAENSIRSLLNISDDYSVLFLQGGAALQFSMIPANLLRGTEKSAAYIQTGTWGKKAIAEAKKEGAVNIVYDAADSNFNHVPSAEDYSVPADSAYLYYCNNETIQGVQFPSEPVCPDSVPLICDASSDFMHRPLDISKYGMVYACAQKNAGPAGVTVVVIRKDLLEIGSASLPGYLQYKNHAEADSEWNTPPTFAIWVLGKVARWLTNDIGGLEAMEKLNREKAGLLYNAIDSSNGFYTGHAKPECRSLMNATFVLPNDDLQSKFLSEAADNGLVALKGHRSVGGIRASIYNAMPKEGAQALADFMTAFASKNG; this comes from the coding sequence ATGACTGCAACTGTGACCGATCAACGCGCCTACAATTTTTCTGCCGGCCCGGCTGTTTTGCCCGTTTCGGTCCTCGAAGAGGTCCGCGACGAACTGGTATGCCTTCCCGGGGCACGCTCGTCGTTGCTGGAAATGAGCCACCGTGACAAGGTTTTTGTCGATATTTTGCACGACGCGGAAAACTCAATCCGATCCTTGCTGAACATCAGTGATGATTATTCGGTGCTATTTTTGCAGGGTGGCGCGGCGTTGCAGTTCTCAATGATCCCGGCCAATTTGCTGCGGGGAACCGAGAAATCGGCGGCTTATATCCAGACGGGAACCTGGGGAAAAAAGGCGATCGCCGAAGCCAAAAAGGAAGGGGCGGTCAACATCGTTTATGACGCCGCCGACTCCAATTTCAACCACGTTCCCTCCGCAGAAGACTACAGCGTCCCCGCCGATTCGGCGTACCTGTATTACTGCAACAACGAAACGATCCAGGGTGTCCAGTTCCCCAGCGAACCCGTTTGTCCCGATAGCGTTCCGCTGATTTGCGACGCGTCAAGTGACTTCATGCATCGCCCGCTGGACATCAGTAAATACGGCATGGTGTATGCCTGTGCCCAAAAGAATGCCGGGCCGGCTGGCGTCACCGTGGTTGTGATCCGCAAGGACTTGTTGGAAATCGGTAGTGCCTCGCTGCCGGGTTACCTGCAGTACAAGAATCACGCCGAAGCCGACTCGGAATGGAACACCCCGCCGACGTTTGCGATCTGGGTGCTCGGTAAAGTCGCGCGTTGGTTGACCAACGACATCGGCGGCTTGGAGGCGATGGAAAAGCTGAATCGTGAGAAAGCTGGCTTGCTTTACAACGCGATCGATTCATCCAACGGTTTCTACACCGGCCACGCAAAACCCGAATGCCGTTCGTTGATGAACGCGACCTTTGTTCTGCCAAATGATGATTTGCAATCGAAGTTCTTGAGCGAAGCTGCCGACAACGGTCTGGTTGCTTTGAAAGGTCATCGTAGTGTCGGTGGCATTCGGGCGAGCATCTATAACGCGATGCCCAAGGAAGGTGCTCAAGCGCTGGCCGACTTTATGACTGCGTTCGCCAGCAAGAACGGTTAG
- a CDS encoding NYN domain-containing protein has translation MSLLLLIDGYNITQPIPTKRSGSRWLEKLRQRLLRDLTQRIDDQTRQRTCVVFDAANPPKDRPSSFVHEGIEVRFAVDYLTADDLLEELIRDHHTPKKLMVVSSDHRVQIAASRRDAAFRDSQPWMDALTDGRVVLAEGDLQSSGEPFRPSGGTAGQGRAVKPRIEDSGEVDEWMREFGFDPD, from the coding sequence GTGTCTTTGTTATTGTTGATTGACGGCTACAACATCACCCAGCCGATTCCGACCAAACGGTCCGGTTCGCGGTGGTTGGAAAAGCTACGGCAAAGACTGTTGCGCGATCTGACTCAAAGGATCGACGATCAAACGCGTCAGCGAACGTGCGTCGTCTTCGATGCCGCGAATCCACCAAAGGATCGTCCCAGCAGTTTTGTTCACGAAGGGATCGAGGTGCGATTTGCGGTGGACTATCTGACCGCCGACGATTTGCTCGAAGAGTTAATCCGGGATCACCATACCCCCAAAAAATTGATGGTCGTTTCATCGGACCATCGGGTGCAGATCGCCGCATCTCGACGCGACGCGGCGTTTCGCGATAGTCAGCCATGGATGGACGCGCTGACCGACGGGCGGGTGGTTTTGGCCGAAGGGGATTTGCAATCTTCGGGGGAACCGTTTCGGCCAAGCGGCGGAACGGCGGGGCAGGGCAGGGCGGTCAAGCCGCGGATCGAGGATTCGGGGGAAGTCGACGAATGGATGCGGGAATTCGGCTTTGACCCCGACTAG
- a CDS encoding lipopolysaccharide biosynthesis protein, giving the protein MTSKFSSPNEISETGRDSRSKEKSRLAKQFISTVGVAFLIVVLQMGQGILLARTLGPVGRGEYATAMFFVQLLLYVGLFGGLEVICRHAAEDKIDASRLRRAALKLGLVTGSVTTILAILLNSVALPAEKQFLIPLACLCSLSLIGQQVVLIMTGVDRGQGKFGAYNVRRVIAAATFPVLLLITELAIGVSLLRACGLFVVASTLSMLTCLYGLRTPLGGPSEPKVASLLRESRPYAYSTFATDLFERLDLLLILWIAGLRDQGYYAAMVPVVYPLTVIPNTMGLFLFNAGADTTKRLKATDVNRILGSSLAVQAASTIVFMLLIATVIGWLYGEAFLPAIHFAYWLAPVAAIKGILQGLDSYVKGRGKPLAAIRCRVTAMVLMVVVAITLEPSLGAISVAIAALAGQVISFVWLSAIVYADVASIGEPPGSTGSDLL; this is encoded by the coding sequence GTGACAAGTAAATTCTCCAGTCCAAACGAGATCTCAGAGACCGGTCGCGACAGTCGATCGAAGGAGAAATCGCGACTCGCCAAGCAGTTTATCAGCACCGTTGGCGTCGCCTTTCTGATCGTTGTCTTGCAAATGGGGCAGGGCATCTTGCTCGCCCGCACGTTGGGGCCGGTGGGGCGTGGTGAATACGCGACCGCCATGTTCTTCGTCCAGTTGCTTCTGTACGTCGGTTTGTTTGGCGGTCTGGAAGTGATCTGCCGGCATGCCGCCGAAGACAAGATCGATGCGAGTCGACTGAGGCGGGCGGCGTTGAAGCTGGGGCTGGTGACTGGTAGCGTGACCACTATTTTAGCGATCTTGCTCAACAGCGTCGCGCTGCCTGCGGAAAAGCAATTTCTGATCCCGCTTGCTTGTCTGTGTTCACTTTCGTTGATCGGTCAGCAGGTGGTGTTGATCATGACCGGGGTTGATCGAGGCCAAGGGAAGTTCGGCGCGTACAACGTCCGTCGCGTGATCGCCGCCGCTACGTTTCCGGTATTGTTGCTGATCACTGAACTTGCGATCGGCGTGTCGCTCTTGCGCGCGTGCGGCTTGTTCGTAGTCGCATCAACACTGTCAATGCTGACGTGCCTGTATGGGTTACGGACACCGCTCGGCGGGCCGAGTGAACCCAAGGTCGCGAGCTTGCTTCGGGAGAGTCGCCCGTATGCCTATTCGACATTCGCGACGGACTTGTTCGAGCGTTTGGATCTGTTGTTGATTTTGTGGATCGCCGGGCTTCGCGACCAAGGTTATTACGCGGCCATGGTGCCAGTCGTTTATCCACTCACGGTGATCCCGAACACGATGGGGCTGTTCTTGTTCAACGCGGGCGCGGACACCACCAAACGTTTGAAAGCGACGGACGTCAATCGAATCCTAGGCTCTTCGCTGGCCGTTCAAGCGGCATCAACGATCGTGTTCATGTTGTTGATTGCAACCGTGATCGGCTGGCTGTACGGAGAGGCGTTTCTTCCGGCGATCCACTTTGCATACTGGCTAGCCCCGGTCGCGGCGATCAAAGGTATCTTGCAGGGTCTTGATAGCTACGTCAAAGGCCGCGGGAAGCCATTGGCGGCGATCCGCTGCCGAGTCACCGCGATGGTTTTGATGGTGGTTGTTGCGATCACGCTTGAGCCGTCCTTGGGGGCGATTTCGGTCGCCATTGCTGCGCTCGCCGGACAGGTCATTAGTTTTGTTTGGCTTTCGGCGATCGTCTATGCCGATGTGGCGTCGATTGGTGAACCACCAGGGTCCACGGGATCGGATCTGCTGTGA
- a CDS encoding FHA domain-containing protein, with the protein MPVELVMTEGSRAGTAAPIQIGYYLVGRNKECQIRPKSKSVSRRHSLLLHNEDGFGVLDLKSTGGTYVNGERLTPHQWHVLADGDELRFGKVGFTVSMKMPAFASVSGTEDAASGMEGSGLKSSGLEDSGAESGSDTNAVVDPPASWQNFDVAEFLEAEDQVDQEIRYGQIRGEVASKSAAADDEIALDELEADAKAHETFVGSGADEGASDVGDKVEIEVDAKPKKKPPQRKIDPKEYKRKPRRSIQLPSFGLDFGGSWDWKTIAMFFVAIGIVGFLGYQIYTFSSGPSIEVRQNLD; encoded by the coding sequence ATGCCAGTCGAACTTGTGATGACCGAAGGTAGCCGTGCCGGAACGGCTGCCCCGATCCAAATCGGCTACTACTTGGTTGGCAGAAACAAAGAGTGTCAGATCCGTCCGAAAAGCAAGTCGGTCAGCCGCCGGCACAGCTTGTTATTGCATAACGAGGACGGATTCGGCGTACTGGATTTAAAGAGTACCGGCGGGACCTACGTCAACGGCGAACGATTGACTCCACACCAGTGGCACGTCCTCGCCGATGGTGACGAACTGCGGTTCGGTAAAGTCGGGTTCACCGTTTCGATGAAAATGCCGGCGTTTGCGTCTGTCTCCGGGACGGAGGACGCAGCTTCTGGGATGGAGGGCTCTGGGCTTAAAAGTTCTGGGCTCGAAGACTCTGGGGCCGAAAGCGGTTCGGACACCAACGCCGTGGTGGATCCGCCGGCATCCTGGCAGAACTTTGATGTCGCCGAATTTTTGGAGGCTGAGGACCAGGTCGACCAAGAGATTCGCTACGGGCAAATCCGTGGCGAAGTGGCTTCAAAGTCTGCGGCAGCCGACGACGAAATCGCACTCGATGAACTTGAAGCAGATGCGAAAGCGCACGAGACGTTCGTCGGCTCGGGAGCTGATGAGGGGGCCAGCGACGTCGGCGACAAGGTCGAAATCGAGGTTGATGCGAAGCCGAAAAAGAAACCACCGCAGCGGAAGATCGATCCAAAGGAATACAAACGCAAGCCCAGGCGGTCGATTCAGCTGCCAAGTTTCGGATTGGACTTTGGCGGTTCGTGGGACTGGAAAACGATCGCAATGTTTTTCGTTGCAATCGGTATCGTTGGTTTTCTCGGGTACCAAATCTACACCTTTTCGTCTGGGCCTTCGATCGAAGTGCGGCAGAACTTGGACTAA